One Numenius arquata chromosome 10, bNumArq3.hap1.1, whole genome shotgun sequence DNA segment encodes these proteins:
- the HK1 gene encoding hexokinase-1 isoform X2, with the protein MIAAQLLAYYFTELKEDQVKKIDKYLYAMRLSDETLIDIMARFRREMKNGLSRDFNPTATVKMLPTFVRSIPDGSEKGDFIALDLGGSYFRILRVKVSHEKKQTVQMESEIYNTPEDIMHGSGTRLFDHVAECLGDFMEKQQIKDKKLPVGFTFSFPCRQSKLDEDYDADIMAVVNDTVGTMMTCGFDDQRCEVGLIIGTGTNACYMEEMRHIDLVEGDEGRMCINTEWGAFGDDGSLEDIRTEFDREIDRGSLNPGKQLFEKMVSGMYMGELVRLILVKMAKEGLLFEGRITPELLTKGKFETKHVSAIEKSKEGLNKAKEILTRLGVEPSHEDCIAVQHVCTIVSFRSANLVASTLGAILNQLRDNKGVGRLRTTVGVDGSLYKMHPQYARRLHKTTRRLVPDSEVRFLLSESGSGKGAAMVTAVAYRLSEQHRLIDETLAEFKLTHEQLLQVKKRMRAEMEAGLKKKTHETAKVKMLPTFVRSTPDGTENGDFLALDLGGTNFRVLLVKIRSGKRRTVEMHNKIYAIPIEVMQGTGEELFDHIVTCISDFLDYMGIKGARLPLGFTFSFPCKQTSLDAGILLNWTKGFKATDCEGEDVVYLLREGIKRREEFDLDVVAVVNDTVGTMMTCAYEDPNCEIGLIVGTGSNACYMEEMRNIEMVDGEQGRMCVNTEWGAFGDNGCLDDIRTIYDKAVDDYSLNAGKQRYEKMISGMYLGEIVRNILIDFTKRGFLFRGQISETLKTRHIFETKFLSQIESDRLALLQVRAILQQLGLNSTCDDSIIVKTVCGAVSRRAAQLCGAGMAAVVDKIRENRGLEHLEITVGVDGTLYKLHPHFSRIMHQTVKDLAPNCDVTFLLSEDGSGKGAALITAVGCRLRDAEQN; encoded by the exons ATCGATAAATACCTTTACGCCATGCGGCTCTCTGACGAAACGCTGATAGACATTATGGCTCGCTTCAGGAGAGAGATGAAGAACGGCCTCTCCAGAGATTTTAACCCAACAGCTACAGTGAAGATGCTTCCGACGTTTGTGAGGTCCATTCCTGACGGTTCAG AGAAAGGAGATTTCATTGCGCTGGATCTTGGCGGTTCCTATTTCCGAATTCTCCGGGTGAAGGTGTCTCATGAAAAAAAGCAGACGGTACAAATGGAGAGCGAAATTTATAATACGCCTGAGGATATCATGCATGGCAGCGGAACGCGG CTTTTTGATCATGTTGCTGAATGCCTGGGAGACTTTATGGAGAAACAACAAATCAAAGACAAGAAGCTGCCAGTAGGGTTTACGTTTTCTTTCCCCTGTCGGCAATCCAAGCTGGATGAG GACTACGATGCAGACATCATGGCTGTTGTAAACGACACCGTTGGGACAATGATGACCTGTGGTTTTGATGACCAGCGTTGTGAAGTTGGCTTGATCATTG GCACTGGTACCAACGCCTGTTACATGGAGGAGATGCGGCACATCGACCTGGTGGAAGGGGATGAGGGCAGGATGTGCATTAACACGGAGTGGGGGGCCTTCGGAGATGATGGCTCACTGGAAGACATCAGGACTGAGTTTGATCGAGAGATTGACCGTGGATCCCTTAATCCTGGGAAGCAGCT GTTTGAGAAGATGGTCAGTGGGATGTACATGGGGGAGCTGGTGAGGCTCATCCTGGTGAAGATGGCCAAGGaggggctgctctttgaggggaGAATCACCCCTGAGCTTCTCACCAAAGGGAAGTTTGAGACGAAGCATGTTTCTGCCATAGAAAA GAGCAAAGAAGGTTTAAACAAAGCCAAAGAAATTTTAACCCGCCTGGGGGTGGAGCCGTCCCATGAGGACTGCATCGCCGTCCAGCACGTCTGCACCATCGTGTCCTTCCGCTCGGCCAACCTGGTAGCCTCCACACTGGGTGCCATCCTCAACCAGCTGCGGGATAACAAAGGGGTCGGCCGCCTCCGGACCACCGTGGGGGTTGATGGCTCCCTCTACAAGATGCATCCGCA GTACGCCCGGCGCTTGCACAAAACCACCCGGCGCTTGGTGCCTGACTCGGAAGTGCGGTTCCTGCTGTCGGAGAGTGGCAGCGGGAAGGGAGCGGCGATGGTGACGGCGGTGGCGTACCGGCTGTCGGAACAGCACCGGCTCATCGACGAGACGCTGGCCGAGTTCAAGCTCACCCACGAGCAGCTGCTGCAGGTGAAGAAGAGGATGAGGGCGGAGATGGAAGCGGGGCTGAAGAAGAAGACGCACGAGACTGCCAAAGTGAAGATGCTGCCCACCTTTGTCCGCAGCACACCGGACGGGACAG AGAATGGAGACTTTCTGGCACTTGACCTCGGAGGGACAAACTTCAGAGTTTTGCTGGTGAAAATCCGCAGCGGTAAAAGGAGAACAGTGGAGATGCACAACAAGATCTATGCCATTCCTATAGAGGTGATGCAGGGAACAGGAGAAGAG CTGTTTGATCACATCGTTACCTGCATTTCTGACTTCCTGGATTATATGGGGATAAAAGGCGCACGTCTTCCTCTGGGCttcacattttccttcccttgcaAGCAGACCAGTCTGGATGCT gggatCCTCCTCAATTGGACGAAAGGCTTCAAAGCTACAGACTGCGAGGGAGAAGATGTGGTGTATTTGCTTAGAGAGGGAATTAAAAGgagagag GAGTTTGACTTGGATGTGGTGGCCGTGGTGAATGATACAGTGGGTACAATGATGACTTGTGCTTATGAAGACCCAAACTGTGAAATCGGACTCATTGTGG gaactGGCAGCAACGCCTGTTACATGGAAGAGATGAGAAACATAGAGATGGTGGATGGTGAGCAAGGACGGATGTGCGTGAACACGGAGTGGGGAGCGTTCGGGGATAATGGATGCCTGGACGATATCAGGACAATATATGACAAAGCAGTTGATGACTATTCACTAAACGCTGGAAAGCAAAG GTACGAGAAAATGATCAGTGGGATGTACCTGGGGGAAATAGTCCGCAATATTTTGATCGACTTCACCAAACGGGGGTTCCTGTTCCGAGGCCAGATTTCAGAGACGCTAAAGACCAGACATATCTTTGAAACAAAATTCCTTTCTCAGATTGAGAG tgACAGGTTAGCCTTGCTGCAGGTGCGAGccatcctccagcagctggggctcaACAGCACCTGCGACGACAGCATCATTGTCAAGACCGTGTGTGGAGCAGTGTCGAGGCGAGCAGCTCAGTTGTGCGGCGCTGGAATGGCTGCGGTTGTAGATAAAATTAGGGAGAACAGAGGATTAGAGCACCTGGAGATAACGGTTGGTGTGGATGGGACTCTGTACAAACTACATCCACA CTTTTCGAGGATCATGCACCAAACAGTCAAAGACCTGGCACCCAACTGCGACGTGACCTTCCTGCTGTCAGAGGACGGCAGCGGGAAAGGGGCAGCGCTCATCACAGCGGTGGGATGCAGGCTTCGCGATGCCGAGCAGAACTGA
- the HK1 gene encoding hexokinase-1 isoform X1, producing MIAAQLLAYYFTELKEDQVKKIDKYLYAMRLSDETLIDIMARFRREMKNGLSRDFNPTATVKMLPTFVRSIPDGSEKGDFIALDLGGSYFRILRVKVSHEKKQTVQMESEIYNTPEDIMHGSGTRLFDHVAECLGDFMEKQQIKDKKLPVGFTFSFPCRQSKLDEGILITWTKRFKASGVEGADVVRLLNRAIKKRGDYDADIMAVVNDTVGTMMTCGFDDQRCEVGLIIGTGTNACYMEEMRHIDLVEGDEGRMCINTEWGAFGDDGSLEDIRTEFDREIDRGSLNPGKQLFEKMVSGMYMGELVRLILVKMAKEGLLFEGRITPELLTKGKFETKHVSAIEKSKEGLNKAKEILTRLGVEPSHEDCIAVQHVCTIVSFRSANLVASTLGAILNQLRDNKGVGRLRTTVGVDGSLYKMHPQYARRLHKTTRRLVPDSEVRFLLSESGSGKGAAMVTAVAYRLSEQHRLIDETLAEFKLTHEQLLQVKKRMRAEMEAGLKKKTHETAKVKMLPTFVRSTPDGTENGDFLALDLGGTNFRVLLVKIRSGKRRTVEMHNKIYAIPIEVMQGTGEELFDHIVTCISDFLDYMGIKGARLPLGFTFSFPCKQTSLDAGILLNWTKGFKATDCEGEDVVYLLREGIKRREEFDLDVVAVVNDTVGTMMTCAYEDPNCEIGLIVGTGSNACYMEEMRNIEMVDGEQGRMCVNTEWGAFGDNGCLDDIRTIYDKAVDDYSLNAGKQRYEKMISGMYLGEIVRNILIDFTKRGFLFRGQISETLKTRHIFETKFLSQIESDRLALLQVRAILQQLGLNSTCDDSIIVKTVCGAVSRRAAQLCGAGMAAVVDKIRENRGLEHLEITVGVDGTLYKLHPHFSRIMHQTVKDLAPNCDVTFLLSEDGSGKGAALITAVGCRLRDAEQN from the exons ATCGATAAATACCTTTACGCCATGCGGCTCTCTGACGAAACGCTGATAGACATTATGGCTCGCTTCAGGAGAGAGATGAAGAACGGCCTCTCCAGAGATTTTAACCCAACAGCTACAGTGAAGATGCTTCCGACGTTTGTGAGGTCCATTCCTGACGGTTCAG AGAAAGGAGATTTCATTGCGCTGGATCTTGGCGGTTCCTATTTCCGAATTCTCCGGGTGAAGGTGTCTCATGAAAAAAAGCAGACGGTACAAATGGAGAGCGAAATTTATAATACGCCTGAGGATATCATGCATGGCAGCGGAACGCGG CTTTTTGATCATGTTGCTGAATGCCTGGGAGACTTTATGGAGAAACAACAAATCAAAGACAAGAAGCTGCCAGTAGGGTTTACGTTTTCTTTCCCCTGTCGGCAATCCAAGCTGGATGAG GGTATTCTGATAACCTGGACGAAGCGCTTCAAAGCAAGCGGAGTGGAGGGGGCAGATGTCGTGAGGCTGCTCAACAGGGCCATCAAGAAACGTGGG GACTACGATGCAGACATCATGGCTGTTGTAAACGACACCGTTGGGACAATGATGACCTGTGGTTTTGATGACCAGCGTTGTGAAGTTGGCTTGATCATTG GCACTGGTACCAACGCCTGTTACATGGAGGAGATGCGGCACATCGACCTGGTGGAAGGGGATGAGGGCAGGATGTGCATTAACACGGAGTGGGGGGCCTTCGGAGATGATGGCTCACTGGAAGACATCAGGACTGAGTTTGATCGAGAGATTGACCGTGGATCCCTTAATCCTGGGAAGCAGCT GTTTGAGAAGATGGTCAGTGGGATGTACATGGGGGAGCTGGTGAGGCTCATCCTGGTGAAGATGGCCAAGGaggggctgctctttgaggggaGAATCACCCCTGAGCTTCTCACCAAAGGGAAGTTTGAGACGAAGCATGTTTCTGCCATAGAAAA GAGCAAAGAAGGTTTAAACAAAGCCAAAGAAATTTTAACCCGCCTGGGGGTGGAGCCGTCCCATGAGGACTGCATCGCCGTCCAGCACGTCTGCACCATCGTGTCCTTCCGCTCGGCCAACCTGGTAGCCTCCACACTGGGTGCCATCCTCAACCAGCTGCGGGATAACAAAGGGGTCGGCCGCCTCCGGACCACCGTGGGGGTTGATGGCTCCCTCTACAAGATGCATCCGCA GTACGCCCGGCGCTTGCACAAAACCACCCGGCGCTTGGTGCCTGACTCGGAAGTGCGGTTCCTGCTGTCGGAGAGTGGCAGCGGGAAGGGAGCGGCGATGGTGACGGCGGTGGCGTACCGGCTGTCGGAACAGCACCGGCTCATCGACGAGACGCTGGCCGAGTTCAAGCTCACCCACGAGCAGCTGCTGCAGGTGAAGAAGAGGATGAGGGCGGAGATGGAAGCGGGGCTGAAGAAGAAGACGCACGAGACTGCCAAAGTGAAGATGCTGCCCACCTTTGTCCGCAGCACACCGGACGGGACAG AGAATGGAGACTTTCTGGCACTTGACCTCGGAGGGACAAACTTCAGAGTTTTGCTGGTGAAAATCCGCAGCGGTAAAAGGAGAACAGTGGAGATGCACAACAAGATCTATGCCATTCCTATAGAGGTGATGCAGGGAACAGGAGAAGAG CTGTTTGATCACATCGTTACCTGCATTTCTGACTTCCTGGATTATATGGGGATAAAAGGCGCACGTCTTCCTCTGGGCttcacattttccttcccttgcaAGCAGACCAGTCTGGATGCT gggatCCTCCTCAATTGGACGAAAGGCTTCAAAGCTACAGACTGCGAGGGAGAAGATGTGGTGTATTTGCTTAGAGAGGGAATTAAAAGgagagag GAGTTTGACTTGGATGTGGTGGCCGTGGTGAATGATACAGTGGGTACAATGATGACTTGTGCTTATGAAGACCCAAACTGTGAAATCGGACTCATTGTGG gaactGGCAGCAACGCCTGTTACATGGAAGAGATGAGAAACATAGAGATGGTGGATGGTGAGCAAGGACGGATGTGCGTGAACACGGAGTGGGGAGCGTTCGGGGATAATGGATGCCTGGACGATATCAGGACAATATATGACAAAGCAGTTGATGACTATTCACTAAACGCTGGAAAGCAAAG GTACGAGAAAATGATCAGTGGGATGTACCTGGGGGAAATAGTCCGCAATATTTTGATCGACTTCACCAAACGGGGGTTCCTGTTCCGAGGCCAGATTTCAGAGACGCTAAAGACCAGACATATCTTTGAAACAAAATTCCTTTCTCAGATTGAGAG tgACAGGTTAGCCTTGCTGCAGGTGCGAGccatcctccagcagctggggctcaACAGCACCTGCGACGACAGCATCATTGTCAAGACCGTGTGTGGAGCAGTGTCGAGGCGAGCAGCTCAGTTGTGCGGCGCTGGAATGGCTGCGGTTGTAGATAAAATTAGGGAGAACAGAGGATTAGAGCACCTGGAGATAACGGTTGGTGTGGATGGGACTCTGTACAAACTACATCCACA CTTTTCGAGGATCATGCACCAAACAGTCAAAGACCTGGCACCCAACTGCGACGTGACCTTCCTGCTGTCAGAGGACGGCAGCGGGAAAGGGGCAGCGCTCATCACAGCGGTGGGATGCAGGCTTCGCGATGCCGAGCAGAACTGA